The genomic region AGCAACGGAAGGGCGACGTTGTCGAAGACCGTTTTTTTCGCCAGCAGGCGGAAGTCCTGGAACACGGTGCCCACCTTGCGCCGCAGGTACGGAATGTCCCCCTGCTTCAGGGCGGTGACGTTCTTGCCGTAGACGAAGACCTGCCCGTCGTCCGGCCGTTCGGCGCCGATCAGCATCCTGAGCAGCGTGGACTTGCCGGCGCCGCTGGCCCCCATGAGCAGCACGAATTCGCCTTTCTCGATTTCCAGGGTGACGTTCGACAGGGCCGGACGCCGGTCATACTGCTTGGACACGCGAATCAGTTCGATCATGGAGATTACCAGCGGAGATCGTCCCCCGGAACGTCGAAGGCGTCGCAGATATGTTCGATACGGGGCGGACCGGATCCCGCCCGCTGCTGCACGAGCACCACGTCAAACCGGCAGGACCGGCGGCTCCAATGATGCCGTGCGAGAAATTGCGCGGCGAGACGGATCAGCTTCTGCTGCTTCTGTTCGTGCACGGCATAGGCGGCTCCGCCGAATTCCTCGGTCCGGCGCGCCTTCACCTCCACGAAGACCAGGGTCGGTCCATCTTCGGCGACCAGATCCAACTCGCCCAGGGAGGAGCGGAGATTTCTCGCGACGATCCGATAGCCCTTGCGGATCAAAAAGTCCTCCGCCGCCGCTTCTCCTTCTTGCCCAAAGAGCCGTCTGGGGTCAAGGATTCTCACTGAACTGCTCATCCATATCCATGAACGACATATCAATATGCGGGACAGGCCGGGGAGCCAGGATGTTCGCGACCGGCGCGAAGGTGCGCCGGTGAATCTCCGACGGTCCGTGCTCGCTCAGGCGCTGCCGGTGCTCTTCC from Nitrospira japonica harbors:
- a CDS encoding YraN family protein, which gives rise to MRILDPRRLFGQEGEAAAEDFLIRKGYRIVARNLRSSLGELDLVAEDGPTLVFVEVKARRTEEFGGAAYAVHEQKQQKLIRLAAQFLARHHWSRRSCRFDVVLVQQRAGSGPPRIEHICDAFDVPGDDLRW